The Osmerus eperlanus chromosome 25, fOsmEpe2.1, whole genome shotgun sequence DNA window cgtaaatgtcggggcagcggtgtttctgagcacgcgcgtacctccggtcaaacctagccgcttcctttgagctagctggtcccacacacacactagcagctatttcacgaaaaacaattgaatacgcacacagccactgtagcccaggcacagtagtattaaatacatggtgctacatacagttagagctcgctctattttaacagttcgtttcacaaaagttacgattgctcatttcaatctatcttagcctcacacggggcgccattatgtagcggggtttgctcgtttaagattagcaatacttaatttataataaagtatgtagttcttgggggcaccacctcttattgttaaagggatagaggaaaccttattgaataatatttaaataatagccttcgtaataatcagtctaatcttaaggaatgaattcgttctaagagtagagccaatcgtaacatcagtgaacacgcacgtcaaaatatctttacaatgaatttattcaagtaaggtaaacagatcttatgaaaagttggattatgggtttgatatgagagattggtttcaatgaacagaatgaaatggtctaacttaaagaaaggcagaaattgtacagtcagtgattacatccttacaaatcataaacagagctcacgccaatgccatgtcgaggaggaaagagcgttagccatagttacgtttgatcaggggttgatcaatgatgttgagggcggtttgcgccaaaggtccatttgaagaatctgaagtcacagcgcggctgcgctgggtcatgtgactgagtctgcgggatctcagtgaagtcgcatttggaattgcgtttttggtccttctgttgaaacgtcccgatagtgacgcgttcactatgaagttgaatctcaggagaagcttggcgacgtcctttggaacgccaatcctgatggcgttcatgccatggtcggtttcgctggagtccgagattgatgatcatcttagggctttatacagttcgagggaggacccgtctggggtcagatgtggattgggggaagctgggttctcaactcccccctccttccttcacacctaccaaaggtgtgatctgatctttggctggttcattcgatggttcaaatattgttctggacatcttggtacagttacaaaatatagttgaatgattgttttattatgatagcttcgtgtagataccaagaatgacgtggttatctttcaggaagaaggagttgttactagaatcaagatttcagtgaacacaacattaaaacaaagtaacaaacataacacaaatatccctctcataattctccaccttgtactcttgtggtaaaggtgaagtctcaagactttcctcaaaagttctgatcaaggtatgttctttgttcaaatcgccgccgaaacggatagcaaatggtcgctggagacgtgttgtctaaatcaggccctttgaagcttgcaagctagcaggagggctgattaggtagattggggaggccccccccccccattctatggttcctttgcatcggcgtttggtgggtaatcagcatactgagggtgtcacaagggctgattctgatgtgattgaatcactcttcaggtgtggcaagatgttggctccgtgtggtcttgtggacctcactacagctGCAAGGTTCAGTATGTATGCGTTACAAACAGGCACTTCCACACACAGGCTTGCATAAGGCGACAGACACGTTAAGGCCCAAAATACATTGTTATTCTTACCATAAGGAAAGAGTACCCCATCCACAAATTCCTCCATTTGTGGGGGCACTGGAATGTGCTGGTGTCCTGACTGTGTATAGCTACGGCCGGGGAGGTTACTTTACACACTTTACAGAGGTCTCTTTGCCAGCCACAGGCATCATGGGCACAGCTGCCGTAGTGGAAAGCCAGTAGGACTTGTCATTGCTGCTGGCATAGTCACAGGTGCCCATGTTGCAGTAGAAGAAGGGCATGGTGCTGAACAGGCGCATGCAGGAGCCTGCCTGGCCTGGTGAGGGGTACAATTGTTATTCATGCACTTATATCGTTTCAAATTGATTATTGTAATTCTCTGTATTATGGCCTTTgtcaatcatcatcatcacacctGCAGCTTGTCCAAAATGCGGCTGCTAGAATGTTGACTGGTACCAGGAAGAGGGTCCATATCTCCCCGATATTGGCCTCTCTTCACTGGTTGCCAGTCAAATATAGAATAGATTTGAAGGTGTTGTTACTTGTTTTTAAAGCTTTACATGGATTGGCTCCATTGTATATTTCAGATCTTCTTATGCTGTATCACACTTCCAGGCCCCCTTAGATCATCAAACCAGTTCCTTTTAGCCATTCCACAGACTTGGATGAAAACAAAAGGTGATGGTGCCTTTTCAGCTGTAGCCCCTAGTCTGTGGAATAAACTGCCAGTTTTTATCAGGTCATGCCCATCACCCAGATATTTAAGTCTCGTCttaaaacatatattttttattttgctttCGAGTCCGTTTAGGGTCACTCGTGcttattgtttattttatttatttaaatcagGCACCTGGCCCATAtgaacagatacagacacatacacaaaaggAGAATACATAACAGCTAAAATAATTTACCTAACATACGTGTCACCTAAACTaaacttgaccccccccccccccaaaaaagaaaaagctaccTCTTGAAGGCCATTtaattgtgttgtttgtctgttgttccTACTTGTTGTTTTGCCCTACTTGATGATtgtgtacagcactttggtcggcattggctgtttttaaatgtgctctgtAAATAAACTGACTTGACTACACAGGAAACACCTGACGACTCCCCTCGTATGATTACTGGTTAGATACACTCCTTCGCCATCTACGTTGGCTAGAAACAGACgtgtgtttttgagtgtgtagtagcttaaccctcgtgctgtcacatgacccaaaggttcataacgaaccatcgttgtgtttacccaattttacccaatacaaaaacaaataaaaataattttcttttaaccattccaatgtggggggtctgagacagcccgacagttaaaagaaaatgcttcactttgtttttgtatccaTACACAATGTTTGCATTGTGTATGGATATTTTGTCTCTCCTTGAActgtgtaattttgtttgtcatcTTTGTaatttttgtgtatttttaaatgtgaaaatgtttttaatCTAATCTACTTTAGACATATTACAATTGTGTAGGCCAATTTTTTAAAAACCTTTCCATTTTGGTAATCTGACAAACATATTATGTCCTGGGTACATAATACATGATTAAAAGCTTTCAGCCaatttacaaaacaaaatacTGCAGTTGCTGAATCTAATACTACTGTATCCTTGTAAATGAATCAGCAGAGGATAATATAAAGGGTAATAATCAAGTATGTTTGCTGAATGAGCTTTGTATAAAACAAgttaaatttgtcgcaatacgacggtgggtcacaatgactgatgggtcagaatgacccgaagataacacaagacgtattagataatacccaattgctgtgaaagtaccaagtctaTGAAGGGAATAGTTAagacaagttcaagacaaaatcaagacaaggaaaaactcccagaaaaactcaccaGAGGccaaaaaaattaagaaaccttgggaggagcaagtCGGTGCCAGGGATCCCCTActccagagatggttggtgaaagagaggtgcagaacataggctaaacatagtcatactgcagggaagtgtcaataggtgttgaaacaccaaaatccagtgttcaacttgggtcaaagttggtaaatgtcagtttagaggtagccacagggctggggacAGTGATTGGCGCAGGATCACATGGGTCatgattagcattcatgaggtgctttgcattgaccatttctggttaaaaatgggcgtgttcagggtggggtaaaatgctgattcacgtacgcacacttgtggttaatctgtgatttataaagcttacaggtgtgcgtacgcacagttttataaatcagattttttggggggcatacgCCATTTTtggcttttgggcgtacgtacacttttagtaagaatcttACGctcagttttataaatgagacccctgtactttatggaagcaaatcgtgaccaaaattaaaattaaaatgcatttgcagaaatgctttttcattctaagaatgtggctgcattatttgactcataaataaaattaccgtatttcttcgaataaacgctgcagcatttattaaataacgttcatttttggtgcagcgtttattcgagggcggcgtttattcgagggcggcgtttaattagtaagagagatttcgtgaattgtagctgcagtgcagccatagacaacttcgttgctggcattgtgacaaatgaatcatgcagctaaaaacgcaggttCCATTTAGGctactaccgctgacctcctcGTCTATTCTTTGcttgtctatgagtgcggcaactccctttctcattggctatcaatttgTTGTGCGTTGGTAATACAACTGTCTCAATTGTTCACGGTTCCACATTGTGTAGAAAtttgaagcagcatgcctaaacgttcatacatgttagctttcaaacagaaagctgtgcagaaagttatgtacatgtgtaataaatactggggttgaatttaaccaatgaaataaccgttttcagatttttttgagtgcggcgtttattcgagggcggcgtttattacacaactttcatttttggtgcgccgtttattcgaagaaatacggtagtaatcaatcatcacattcgcattttaattttcttcttcaagagtgctcaatctttcacttaattaaaatgaaaaagaaatagacatttgagatttaattttcaaaatatgccccagcaaatagataccaaaattcaatttgaaatgtgaaattaaaatgcatttgcagaaatgctttttcattttaagaatgtggctgcattattggacTCATAAATAAAATGAGTAATAAatcattccattttcatttgcattttcttcttcaagactgcacattttatgccataatcaaaaagaaaacagagcgGACATTGGTTTTCGTTTTCGTGGTCTGCCCGCAAAGTACTGCCCATAATTCGAAAACGAAAAAGcaatctgagcggcgcagcagagtgacgtcagtagccgctcttcttcagctccctgctgaccgagctacccatcttgttcggtagggggcggtgtgcactgcattgcattacattgaaaatgtgccgggaaattgattgaattgccgggtctttagaggacacatcacagatcatggcgctccctcaaattgaaaaattatctgtgatgcgtcctctaaagagtAAAGTCTTCCTTTTACAGCTGTAGTAAGCGACGACCTTATCTAGATTGTCTCAGCTCCTTAGTCTAGGACGATGGTCGGTTTCCCGTCGTCTCTGTCACTGATTTTTGCGTCTGTGTGGCGTGTACTTATGagtaaaacgttcttgtttttcTTTGCGAGGTAGGAAACTAGAGTGGTGGTGGGAGTGAAGGCGAACTGCGACTACAGCACCCGTCGCGTCTTCGTCAGCAGCTCAGACGGGAGCTCCGACCTGTTCATTCAGACCgtgcaaaccatttacatttatgaatttagcagacgcttttatccaaagcgacttccaagagagagttttacaaaagtgcataggtcactgatcataacaacgagatagccccaaacattggggtagccaaacatgaagcatacattgtgaaaccaaataagtcccaaagggaagaacttTGAGAGgtcaagtgcttggactagcattttcaccctctacaacatccggaagatcaggagatacctgtctgagcattccacccagctgctatgGTAATGTTTCTTGTTGTCATGAGGTTTGTAAGAGGTGAATAAATTGTCGCAAGGGTGGCAGTGTCGTAATACACAACGCGAACACTGCAGGGGGGTCACAAGGACCCGGAGACAGAGCGAAGGataaagaaaatgtttcactttattttttttatcacgAAGGGTTGTCACAACAtagctgtgggtcacaatgtgGGAACAATTATGAGAAAACTGACaaaaggaacagaatgtgatCAGACAACATAGATTCCTGCTGACTCAGGTTCTCTCTTGGCCATGAGGTCCATTTAATAGTTAACTCTTCTCAAGGTCCTGGGTTTGACCTATTTATTCTAATTTCCAGGTGTTTGAGTTCTCACGTGTGTGACCAACCTGGATGCATATAAAAACAGGGACTGAACACGGAGGGTGACAGCACTCTACTAGCCTTCAGAATGAAGATAGACACTGTGGTTCTGCTGCTCTGTCTGGCTGTGACACGGGTCCAGGGAGACCGCACAGGGGGCCCAGAGAACGACACCACAAACAGACTCGGTGAACCCCAAACAGGAGGCTGCATGAGCGATGGTGCCATCCTGACTGAACTGAGGGCTCTGAGAGACATGGTGGTGGCTCAGAAGGTGGAGCGGACAAACATGGAGAACAGGATGACAGCTAGTCAGGGTCAAGTGGAGGAActgaagagagaggtggtggaccAGAGGGTCCAGCTGAGCGTCACCCAGACTCAGTTACAGTTCTACAAGGACCAACTGTCGGTCACGCAGAGTCAGGTGGAAGAGATAAGAGAAAACACAGGTAATATTTGACCTGATTGTGTTACTGTATCATGCATTACTAAATATTACAAAATGGCTACTTGTCATGACAAATcaaaaagaacaagaagaaGGTTTTAAGAAGAAGACTTAATCCtgtctttgtaaaaaaaaagatttatagGCCTTGTACTTTTTCttgatatatatatgtatatatttatgaAGACATTCATTCTACTTTCTGTTTCATGTTTGACCTTCAAGCCCAGGCTGCAGATATTGTCACCCTGAAGACCAGGCTGACGGCCAGTGAAGGAGAGGTCAAAGATCTACAGACAGAGAACTTGGGTAATGGTGAACATAGTTTTTAGGCAATAATGGAAATAAATGTTGTTGAGTCATACATTAATAAATGCTTAATTCTGTATGCGTAGCCCTGGAAGCCAGACTAAGTCTCAGTGAACGCCACGTGGAATAACTGAAGGCAGAAAATGagggtaaatacagactgttcttcCCACACCAATATAATGCTGCATTACTTGGCTATCATATTCAGCATTTTCTACATGTTATTAACAGGCAGACCAAAGGTGGCATTCTACACGGCTCTAACTGATTCAGGAGCTGTTGGACCCTACAGGACTGACACACCACTGGTCTATAGCAAAGTCTTCACCAACATAGGCAACCCCTACAGCCCAGTAACAGGTACAGTTCTGGATATGCTCACCGAGAGCACACAGCTTGACATCAGAGTAGCCCCAACAATGGGACTCCATTCATCAGTCAACATTTCAATCACAGtgaaacaaaatgtttttttcctcttGCTACTGCCCCTCTTTAGGTGTGTTCACAGCACCAGTGAGAGGAGTGTACTACTTCAGGTTtaccaccgctcagccaccgtaATTCTGAGACCATAGGAGTTTACATGTACAAGAACGACCTCAGGATCATGTTCAACAGTGGCTACAATACCAGCGGTCAATGGAGATATGTAGCAAATGCTGTCACTCTGGAGTTGGAGCAGGGAGATAGGATTATGATGCATCTTCCAAGAGGCAGATGCCTGTTTGATAATTCTGATAATTATAACACCTTCAGTggtttccttctcttccccatGTAAAACACGCATGACCCAGATCTTAATAAAGCTGCAATTCCTCCTCGACCCCTGTATTAGTTCAAGAGTGAAGTCGAGACTGGTGGAGAGCTGATATGGTGATAAATGTGTTGGGCTGTCAGCATTGTTGAAGTgtttatctggagcaaagacgaagatttaTAAATGATGTCTgctaaccacaatattgttatggttatgCAACGTGTCAGTTAATACCACAaagatggcattaacaataacagTAAGCTAGTAATAATAAAGCAATACTCATCATCATAATAttaacatatacagtatatatataaaacttAGCCTGCTTTGCCAAA harbors:
- the LOC134012314 gene encoding LOW QUALITY PROTEIN: collagen alpha-2(IV) chain-like (The sequence of the model RefSeq protein was modified relative to this genomic sequence to represent the inferred CDS: inserted 1 base in 1 codon); protein product: MDPLPGQAGSCMRLFSTMPFFYCNMGTCDYASSNDKSYWLSTTAAVPMMPVAGKETXCKVCKVTSPAVAIHSQDTSTFQCPHKWRNLWMGYSFLMHTGAGDEGGGQSLTSSGSCLREFRAQPFVECQGPRGTCHYVANVYSFWLTRVDRSGQFRSSSQATLKDERQQRLSVGRCNVCMKE